The Breoghania sp. L-A4 sequence GATCTTGAGGAGACCCATGATCTGGTCGATCGCCCGTTCCTCCGCCTTGAGATCAATGATGCCCGCGCGGCTGACCTTCTCGACCGCGGCGAACGACAGGTTTTCCCGAACCGCCATCGACAACATCAGCCCTTCCGCCTTGCGATCTTCGGGGATGAGCGCCATGCCGATCTCGTCGGATTTTGCCTTTTTCGGGCTCGAAAGGCTGACGGGTTTGCCTGCGATTTCGACCGTGCCGGTCGTGCCGATGAGCGTTCCGAACAGGCCGAGAAGCAACTGGCGCTGCCCTTGGCCATCGAGGCCGCCCAAGCCGATGATCTCGCCGGGACGGATTTCGAGATCGATGTTGTTCAGTTCTCCTTGCCACGAAAAATCGCTGACCTTGAGAACAGGCGCGGCAACCGGTTTTTTCCCCGCCTTGGGCGGGAACACACTTTCGTACTCCCGGCCGATCATCATCTCGACGATGGCATTGTCTGATTTCGTGCCCGCCTTGAACGTTTCGACCTTCTGGCCGTTGCGGTAAACCGTGCAGACATCGGCGAGTTCGGCGATTTCGTTCATCCTGTGCGAAATGTATATGATCGACATCCCTTCTTTGCGAAGCCTGTGCAGCATGGCGAAGACCTTCCCGACATCCCGCGCGGTGAGCGCTGACGTGGCCTCATCGAGGATGAGGATCTTCGGATCGCGCGCGAGCGCCTTGGCGATCTCCACCATCTGGCGCCGCGACAGCGGCAGCTCGCGGATGGTGGAGGAGGGGTTGATCGCTTCGCCGCCGACGCGTGCCAGCGCCTTTTCGGCCATCTTTCGCTGAGCCCGATAGTCGATCATGCCGAAGCGCTGGGGCGGGCGGGTGATGCCGATATTGTCGGCGACGGTCAGGTCAGGAAGCAGCGAGAGCTCCTGAAAGATACAGGCGATGCCGGCAGCGTTCGCCTCCGTCGGGTTTGCGAAGTGCACCGGGTGGCCGTCGAGTTCGATGGTCCCTGAATCCGGCTGGACGACTCCCGACAGCACCTTGATCAGTGTCGATTTTCCGGCGCCGTTTTCCCCCAGAAGAGCGTGGATAGTGCCCCGGGTCGCTTCGAAGTTGACATTTTCAAGCGCGCGAACGCCGCCGTAATGTTTGCTGATGCCCGACATGCGCAGCAGCGGGGGAGCGCCTGAGTCCAACATTTTCGAGATCCCATGAAAAAGGGCGCCGCCGGCAAGCATGTCACCGGCAGCGCGTGTGGCAAGTCGGATGTCAGTTGTTTTCCCCGCTCTGCGCGGCAATCTCGTCGGCCGTGAAGCCAATGTCGCAGGCTTCGAAGTTGTTGCCCGCAAAGAAGCTTCCCGGCAGTTCCGGAAACACCTCGACGCCTTCCTCGAACGGCGAATAGGAGATTGAGGTCGGCAGCGCGATCTGTTGCGGAATGGTTTCACCCTGAAGCGCCGCGATCGCGGTCTTGATGGTCACCGACGACTGAGCCGGTCCGGTGCCGCCGGATTGGCAGACCAGGCCCTCGTTGTTGCAGAGTTGGCGGAAGGCATTCTCCGTCTCGCCGGTAATCGGCACATGCGGGTGACCCGCGTCGAGCAGAGCCATCGTTGCGCCCTGCGTGCCGCCCTGCACATAAACGCCGTCGAACACGCCGCCGGCGGCAACCGCGTCAGCGGTGACCTTCTGCGCGTCCCCCGGCGCCCAGTTGCCCACCACGTCGGTAACCTCCACATCACGGCCGGATGCGGCAATGACCTCTTGGAAACCGTCGTTGCGCGCGATGTCCACGGGTTGGCCCGCCGGGCCTCGCACATGCAGGAACTTCGCGGGTTGGCGTCGGTTTTCGACAGCAGGAACTCCGCGGCCGCCTTGCCAAGGCCCTTCTGGTCGACATTGATGGCGATCTGGTTCGGATCGTCGATCACGTTGTCAAACGACAGCACCACCACATCGGCGTTGTTGGCCTTGCGCACCACGGAGCCGAAGGCGGCGGTGTTGTTGGCGTTGACGATAATGGCGTCGAAACCTTGATCGATGAAGTTGTTGGCTGCGGCGATCTGGGCGGCAATGTCTTCGCCGACCGAGACAACCTTGAACTCCTCCAGGTTCTTTGCCACATCCGGCTGCTCGGCATAGGCCTTGGCAACGGCGATCATCTGCACGCGCCAGTCGTTGGCGATGAAGCCGTTGACCAGGGCGACCTTGTACGGCCCCTCCTTGGCCGACCACTTGAAGTAGGTCGTGTCGCTGGACACCGGCGCGAAGCAAGCCGGATCGGCGCCCGGACCGGATACGATCTCGGGGCCGGCGAACGCAAACTGCGTCGAGATGGCAAGCACAGAGATTGCCGTCGACCATTTCAGCATGGATTTCATGACTTTCCTCCCAAAGTTGTCGCCACTTCACGGTTCTTGGCGGCAAACCGGCGCAGTTCGCCCCGCTTGTCTTGTTCGGGCGCTTTCTCCCGTCAGCTCGCCCCTTCTAATTCCTCGGAGAAGAACCTGTACCCGACCATCAGGTGCGTCCTCAGCCGGTACTGAAATGCCAGGCGGTCGCGCGCGGCGAGTGCGTCGACGATGTCCCGATGTTCGGCAAAGGTTTCCATCTTGAAGATCCTCCGGGTCTTGCCCTTCTGCATGATCCGCAGAATGATCGGCTTCATCACGCTGTAGACGTTGAGGATCGCGGTGTTGTCGAGGATCGCTATCAGCCGCACGTGGAAGGCGTAGTCGACCTCCGAGGCCTCCTGCAGATCATGAATGTCGCCAAGCTTCTTGTTGATGCGGCGAAGGTCCTCGAGGTCGCGCTCCGTGAGGTTGTCGATGATCTGTTCGGCTGATCCGACTTCCAGCAGATCCCTAAAGGCCTGGACTTCGCTAAAGGTTTTGCGGGAGACGTCCATTGTGTTGAACGAGAACAGTTCGAAGGCGCGCGCCATCCGGTTGTCGGTGATCGTCGCGCCGACCTTCGGCCGAACATCGACCATCCCGTAAGCCTTCAGGATACGCATCGCCTCGCGCACCGTGTTGCGGCTGGCATTGAACCGGGCGCAAAGCTCGCGCTCCGTCGGCAGGCTGTCTCCGACGGTCAGACCCAGATCGGAGATGATCTCGCGGATTTGCCGCACGACAGCGTCGACGGCGGATCCCGCCATCGGTCCGGCATCGATCGCCGAAGTGTCCTGTCTGGATTTGTCCGCCATTCAAACCGCCCGCGCAAAAACACGTAGACTCTATTTGTTGGACCAAGATTGGTAAACGCGACTTGACGTTGAGTCAACTACCCAGAGGTAGCCTTGATTTTGTTTAATAATCCGGCGCGGGAATGGGATTCTTCGAGTAGTCATCCGGGCGAGGCGTTACTTCGAATTGGATAACGGAATGGCCGATGTGTTTGAATTATCTTATTTGTTGGGCCAGCCCGGTGCGCGATGACCGGCAGTCGCGTCAAAATGGAACAGGGGAGGGTGTAGACACGTGGTGCGCAACATTGCCGGGCGCGACACCGCTCGGGCCGGCGGCTCGTCATGCCAACCACCTGTCCGGGCCGTCACAATTCGAGGGAGCGCTGCCGCTCCAACGGCGGGTGAATACGCTCACAGGATATCCCGGGCTGTTCATGCGCACGCGAGCGCTTCATTCGTCCGTCTCCTGCACTCGACGGACCCGGCCAAAAACTGAAGGAGTTCAGCGGCTCAGGTTGAGCCGAGCAGCGCCAGGGCCGCGCCGCTGGCGGCGGCGATGATCACGACGACCCACGGCGGGGCTTTCCAGGCCATCAGCAGCACGAAGCAGCTGAGCGCCAACGCGAACGCGCGCAGGTCATGAACGGCGCTGGTGAAGACGGGTGAATAGAGGGCCGTGCCGAGAATGCCGACGACGGCCGCGTTGGCGCCCTGCATGGCCGATTGCGCCCACGCCTTGCGGCGGAAGGCGTCCCAGTGCGGAAGCACGCCGATCAGGATCAGAAAGCCGGGCGCAAACAGGGCAAGAAGTGCCAGCGCGGCGCCGAGCGCGCCGTTCGGTTCCGGTCCGAGCACCGCACCGAGATAGGCCGCGAAGGTGAACAGCGGTCCGGGAACGGCTTGCGCCGCCCCGTATCCGGCGAGAAACGCATCGGGCGTGACCCAGCCCGGCGCAACCGTGCCGGCCTCAAGCAGCGGCAGCACCACGTGACCGCCGCCGAACACCAGCGCGCCGGCACGATAGAAGCTGTCGACGACGGCCAGTGCCTGCGATTGGCCCGCGAGAAGCGGGAAGACGATCAGGCCCGCGCCAAACAGCGCCAGCGCGGCGAGTGCCGATGCCCGGGGCACCGGACCCGCGATGTGCGCTCCCTCGGCCGCCCCGCCGCGGCCCAGCGCCAGACCCGCGAGCGCGCCAAGCGCGATCGCGCCAACCATGCCGAATGCGCCGGGCAGAAAAGCCAGCAGGATCACGGCGCCAAGCGCGATGCTGGCGCGTTCCCGGTCGGGGCACAGACTGCGCGCCATCCCCCACACGGCCTGCGCCACGATGGCGACGGCGACGATCTTGAGACCATTCAGCGCGCCCGTTCCCAGGGAGCCTGAGATCCGCGCCGCCGTCATGGCGAAGGCAAAGAGAATGAGCGCCGAGGGCAGGGTGAAGGCGACAAAGGCCACCAGCGCGCCGAGCCAGCCGGCCCGCATCAGCCCCAGCGCGAAGCCGGTCTGGCTGGAGGCGGGGCCGGGCAGGAACTGGCACAAGGCCACCAGATCGGCATAGGCCTGATCCGTCAGCCATTGTCTGCGGGTGACGAACTCGTCCCGGAAATAGCCCAGATGCGCGATCGGCCCGCCGAAGGAGGTCAGGCCGAGCTTCAGGAAGGCGAGAAACACTTCTCCGGCGGTCCCGGCGGTCTGAGCCGTTCTCACGGCGTCGCGCTTCGCATCCATGATCTGCCCCCGGAACCCGCCCCAGAATCCGCCTGTATCGGCACGGTCGTTCTGACCCGTTCACGTGTCAGTGTCACGACGGTAGCAGGGTTTCGGCGGGTCGGTAAAACGGCGGATCATGGCGGGCAGGGGAGGCCGGGCGGCCTGTGTGAGGAGCTCAGACACGCCGCCCGGGGTATGCGCGTCGCGCGATGGGCTCAGTTCGTCTTGTCAAGCTGGGAGAGAGCCAGCTCCACGTCGCGCAGCATCGGCTGCTCGCCGCCCGTCATCGGCGATTCTCCGGCCGCGCGCACCAGGGCCCGTTCGTCCTGTTCCCAGCGCTCGAGCAGTTCGCGCTTTTTCCCGGAATCGAGCGACGAGGAGAGGACCGAGGCCGGTTTGTCGAAATGCGCGCGCGGGTCTTTCAGTATCTCATCGAATGGGGTCTGCGTGTTCATGTCTTGTCTCCGAATGGTTGGGTTGTGAGCCGGGGCGACGGGCATGCCGCCCGTGAACTGCGGGTCAGCCGGCCTTGGCCGACAGCGCGGCCCTCGCGTCTCGCAGACGGCGCCGTAGTCCGGATCCACAGATCCGCACGCGACGGGGCGACGGCGTCGCGGCGCTTGGCGCTTTCGCCATGGATCGTCATCGCGCCGCCAGCGAAAGCCCGGCGGACAAGTCTCTGTGGGCCGGTGTCGTGTGTCGCTCCTGTTGCTGATGCCGAAGGGATAACTCGCGATCACGCCGGATGGTTCCCGCGCATCTTCCCCCGCATACCCCGTCGCGCGGGACGCGGCCAAAGCGCGACGCGGTCATGTAAGCATTGGAACCAAGCCCGCTTCGCGGCGTTGACACAACAGAACGGCGGCGATGGCAACGGCCCGGTCGCGCGCCTGACTTCGCCACGCGAAGTCATAATCGGACACCGGCAACGAAAGGACACGTCATGCAGAAGACTGTTCCAACCGAACAGGCCCGTCAGGGCCGCAGAGGCCGGCCGGTCTTGTATGTGCTCCTCGTGAGTCTTTTCCTGTGCGCCCTCTTTCTGGGCGCCGCGAGCCTCTGGATCCTGAGTACGGACATGGATGATTCCGAGCCGCAGGTTGGCGTTGAGACATTGCGCGGCACCCCCGCCGGCTGAGTTCCCGCAGGAGTCCGTAAGGGGCGCCCCCACGGAGGAGCCTCACGCACGGGCCTGATCAGGACGATCGAGGAACTGTCGGGACCGCGGTGCGCGCCAAGGGCACGGGGCCGTCAACACCTTCCGGTTCGCGCCACGGAAGTCACGCCGCGGCCATGCTCGTCCAGCGACGCTTTCCGCAGACTGAGCGGGTCGCGAACGAAGAGTTGAAACGCAACTCTGAGAAACACAACACTGAAAAGGAGAACAGTCATGGGTATTGAAATTGGCGGCCTTCTGGGCCTCGTCATTCTGGTGCTCGACGTCTACGCCATCGTGCGCATCGTCGGCTCCGCCACCTCCACCGCAAGCAAGGTCTTGTGGGTCGTCCTGATTCTGGTTCTGCCGGTCATCGGCTTCCTGATCTGGCTGCTCGCGGGTCCGTCCAAACCGTCCTACGCCTAGGGCGCACTGACGGATGTGCAACGATCCTTGAAAGGAGACGATGATGATCGACCGATTGCCCCAGGTGGACGGCGGCGCCGTCGCCGACATCGATCCGCGAACGGCTTACGGCTCTCCGCAGGAAATCGAAGACGCGCCCGGGCTGAGCGCGGCGCAGAAACAGCAGCTTCTCGCCAGGTGGGCCGAGCTCTCAAAGAGCGACCCGCGCAGCGATCCGGCGCTCGGCGACTCCGCCGAGAAGACGCAAGAGGACATGGCGGCGCGAACCGCCCCGCCGCTTGAGCCTTCCGGCGAGAAATGACCCTGCCGCCGCCGCGATGCCCTTCGCGGCGGCGGTGGCTTTTTTTATCTGTTGCCGCGATTGATGCGCACACGAGGTGGATGACGGCCGGGTGCGCCGGGCGCGTGGCGGACGTCAGCGAGGCGAATGTCCGTCTCAAGTCCCATAGCAATCAAAAAATCTCCGCTCCGGCGGAACTGAATCCGGCATCGGACGTTTCCCACACAGAGATGAATTGCAACCGCCGCCTCAGGGAGTTTACCCGCTTGGGTCGGCCATCATTCAGTGGAGCGGAAAAGTGAGCGCGAACAGGCAGATGCACCACTGCGGCGCCCCGCTTCGGAGTGGCTATCGTAGCACGGGGCATGAATCGAACCATGCAGCTTTCCACAATGCGAGCGATGAAGGACCCGGAATGGCGGATCTAGGATCCACGACGCACGAGACACTGAACGCATCCGGGCGCTCCGGCGGCGGCCGAGAAGTCGACACGGACATCCACTCCCGGATAGGAAGCCAGCTTAAGGCGCTTTACAATGACGTCGTCGAGCAGCCGGTTCCGGACAGATTTGCCGAACTCCTCCGCAGGCTTGAGACGCAATCCGCTTCTGAATCCGCGCAGGAGAGCAATTGATGGGTGATGTGTCGGACACTCTGCGCGCGGAGTTCATCGCGTGCATTCCCAGCTTGCGCGCCTTCGCGGCGTCGCTGGTGGGCGTTGGCGACCGCGCCGACGATTTGGTGCAGGAAGCACTGATGAAGGGGTGGGCGAACCTGGATTCCTTCACCGAAGGGACGAATGTCAGGGCCTGGTTGTTTACAATTCTGCGCAATGCCTTCTACTCCAGCTATCGGAAAAACAAACGGGAAGTCCAGGACGTGGATGGCGCCTATTCCAGCAGGCTTGCCGAACACCCCGCGCAAGACGGCCATCTGGACCTCGCGGACTTTCGGCGCGCGCTTGAGACGCTGCCCAGCGATCAGCGCGAGGCCTTGATCCTCGTCGGCGCTTCCGGCTTCTCCTATATCGAGGCGGCGGAAATTTGCGGCTGTGCCGTCGGCACCGTGAAGAGCCGCGTGAACCGCGCGCGCGTGCGGCTTGCGGAACTTCTCACCGTTGAGTCGGCAGAAGACTTCGGGCCTGACCGGTCGGTGCAGGCCATCCTTTCAGTGACGACGACAACGGCAGTAAAAAGTCGTGCCATGGGCTAAACTTCCCCCCACAAGTACGCGGTTGGATCGCCGCCTGTTCAGCTACGTGGCGGCGGCTCTGGTGCCGCTCGCCGCGCTGGCGTTTGTGTTTTCCTATTCCGATTATGTGCGCCGGGCCGAGGAAGAGCAGTCCCGGTTCGTTGACTACGCGCGCCTTATTGGCCAGTCGAGCGCCAAGATCATCGCGCGCACCGAGGGATATGCCGCCGCGCTCGCCGCCGGGAATCCGGGTGATTTCAGCGATTGCGCGCAGGTGTTCGACGCGATGCGCACGGAAATGCACGAGGCTGTGTACTTCCGGGTGACATCGGCCGCGGACGCCGTCGTGTGCGAACGCGCGCTTGCCCGGGAGAGTGTGGAGGGCCAGGGCAATGAGCCGGCGCCTTCGCGTATGATTCAAACGGTGCCCGTGTCGCGCGCAAACGGGACGACCGGGATCCGTGTCGACATCGGCCTGCGCCCCTACGCGCTGCTTACCGCTCCGATAGCCGCCACCATTTCCAGCCACATCAGTTTCGCGCTGCTCAGCCCGAGTGGTGACGTTCTCGCCGCCTATGCCGACAGTTCGGAAGAGCCCGAAACATTTCGCACCATGCTCGACGATCCCGAGCTGAGGGCGTTGTCCCCGCAGACGCGCCGGACCACCTCCGAAGGGTGGTCGGTCGCCGCCGTGGCTCTGCCCGGCACCGACTTCCGGATCCTGACGGGCGCGCCCCCCTCTGCCACATTGTTCGAGCCATGGATCAGCATGGCGAAGGCGCTGCTGTTGCCCATCTCCTTGCTGGCGGTGGTGTTTGTCGTTCTGCGGTTCGGCATGCAGCGGTTCATGCTGCGCTACATCCGGCACATTTACGCGACGTTTCGGCGCTACGGATCGGGTCAGTCCGATGCGCGTGTGGGCAATCTCGACAACGCGCCGGCCGAGATCAAGCTGCTGGGCATCACCTTTGACATGATGGCCGACCGGATCGCCTACCGCACCCGGGATCTTGAGGCATCGCTCGCCGAGCAGCAGCGTCTGACGCGCGAGTTGCATCACCGCATCAAGAACACGCTGCAGATGATCTCGAGCCTGTTGGGCATGCAAAGGCGGGAGGCGACGCAGCCGGACGAACAGGCGGCCCTGCGCGTCGCGCTCGAGCGCGTGCTCGGCATTTCCGCCGCCTATCGTGTGTCCTACGCCACCAATGAGGGAACCGATGTGGCGCTTGAATCCCTGGTGCGCGAGGTCGTGGAATCCTTGCGCGAACCGGCCAAGCTGCCGCGCAGCGCCGTGCATATTTCCGCGGACGGTCAATCGCAGGCGGTGATCGTGCTCGACAAGGCGATCCCGCTGGCCTTCATTCTCGCGGAGCTGCTGCCGCCGCGCTTCAGCGCCTTGTCGCCGGGCGAGACGATACAGATCGATGTCACGGGTGGCACAAGCGCCGTCCTTGAGATTTCCGGCGCGGCGGCGATCAACGACATGTCGCTGGGCGGAGAAAACGAAGCGCCGCTGAAGGCTCGGTTGATGCGCGCCTACCTGCGCCAGCTTTCGGCGACCTGCACGACCGTCGGTCCCCTGACCCGGCTTGAAATGCCCCTGGATGGCGTTCATTGAAAGACGGCGGCTGGCTTTAGCAGACCGCCGGCTGAGTTC is a genomic window containing:
- a CDS encoding sugar ABC transporter ATP-binding protein, with amino-acid sequence MLAGGALFHGISKMLDSGAPPLLRMSGISKHYGGVRALENVNFEATRGTIHALLGENGAGKSTLIKVLSGVVQPDSGTIELDGHPVHFANPTEANAAGIACIFQELSLLPDLTVADNIGITRPPQRFGMIDYRAQRKMAEKALARVGGEAINPSSTIRELPLSRRQMVEIAKALARDPKILILDEATSALTARDVGKVFAMLHRLRKEGMSIIYISHRMNEIAELADVCTVYRNGQKVETFKAGTKSDNAIVEMMIGREYESVFPPKAGKKPVAAPVLKVSDFSWQGELNNIDLEIRPGEIIGLGGLDGQGQRQLLLGLFGTLIGTTGTVEIAGKPVSLSSPKKAKSDEIGMALIPEDRKAEGLMLSMAVRENLSFAAVEKVSRAGIIDLKAEERAIDQIMGLLKIRSDGIDGPVGALSGGNQQKVVIGKWLMTRPRIILLNDPTRGIDVGTKQEIYQLLQNLASEGAAILLYSTDYDELIGCCDRVLVMYGGTVVRTLAGDELNETNLVSAALNLPAGVDEAALAARAKEVTA
- a CDS encoding FCD domain-containing protein, giving the protein MADKSRQDTSAIDAGPMAGSAVDAVVRQIREIISDLGLTVGDSLPTERELCARFNASRNTVREAMRILKAYGMVDVRPKVGATITDNRMARAFELFSFNTMDVSRKTFSEVQAFRDLLEVGSAEQIIDNLTERDLEDLRRINKKLGDIHDLQEASEVDYAFHVRLIAILDNTAILNVYSVMKPIILRIMQKGKTRRIFKMETFAEHRDIVDALAARDRLAFQYRLRTHLMVGYRFFSEELEGAS
- the chrA gene encoding chromate efflux transporter; this encodes MDAKRDAVRTAQTAGTAGEVFLAFLKLGLTSFGGPIAHLGYFRDEFVTRRQWLTDQAYADLVALCQFLPGPASSQTGFALGLMRAGWLGALVAFVAFTLPSALILFAFAMTAARISGSLGTGALNGLKIVAVAIVAQAVWGMARSLCPDRERASIALGAVILLAFLPGAFGMVGAIALGALAGLALGRGGAAEGAHIAGPVPRASALAALALFGAGLIVFPLLAGQSQALAVVDSFYRAGALVFGGGHVVLPLLEAGTVAPGWVTPDAFLAGYGAAQAVPGPLFTFAAYLGAVLGPEPNGALGAALALLALFAPGFLILIGVLPHWDAFRRKAWAQSAMQGANAAVVGILGTALYSPVFTSAVHDLRAFALALSCFVLLMAWKAPPWVVVIIAAASGAALALLGST
- a CDS encoding PLDc N-terminal domain-containing protein; amino-acid sequence: MGIEIGGLLGLVILVLDVYAIVRIVGSATSTASKVLWVVLILVLPVIGFLIWLLAGPSKPSYA
- a CDS encoding NepR family anti-sigma factor, which gives rise to MADLGSTTHETLNASGRSGGGREVDTDIHSRIGSQLKALYNDVVEQPVPDRFAELLRRLETQSASESAQESN
- a CDS encoding sigma-70 family RNA polymerase sigma factor, with amino-acid sequence MGDVSDTLRAEFIACIPSLRAFAASLVGVGDRADDLVQEALMKGWANLDSFTEGTNVRAWLFTILRNAFYSSYRKNKREVQDVDGAYSSRLAEHPAQDGHLDLADFRRALETLPSDQREALILVGASGFSYIEAAEICGCAVGTVKSRVNRARVRLAELLTVESAEDFGPDRSVQAILSVTTTTAVKSRAMG
- a CDS encoding histidine kinase dimerization/phosphoacceptor domain -containing protein, producing MDRRLFSYVAAALVPLAALAFVFSYSDYVRRAEEEQSRFVDYARLIGQSSAKIIARTEGYAAALAAGNPGDFSDCAQVFDAMRTEMHEAVYFRVTSAADAVVCERALARESVEGQGNEPAPSRMIQTVPVSRANGTTGIRVDIGLRPYALLTAPIAATISSHISFALLSPSGDVLAAYADSSEEPETFRTMLDDPELRALSPQTRRTTSEGWSVAAVALPGTDFRILTGAPPSATLFEPWISMAKALLLPISLLAVVFVVLRFGMQRFMLRYIRHIYATFRRYGSGQSDARVGNLDNAPAEIKLLGITFDMMADRIAYRTRDLEASLAEQQRLTRELHHRIKNTLQMISSLLGMQRREATQPDEQAALRVALERVLGISAAYRVSYATNEGTDVALESLVREVVESLREPAKLPRSAVHISADGQSQAVIVLDKAIPLAFILAELLPPRFSALSPGETIQIDVTGGTSAVLEISGAAAINDMSLGGENEAPLKARLMRAYLRQLSATCTTVGPLTRLEMPLDGVH